The nucleotide sequence CATCGAGGTTCGCCGTTATATAACACAATCGGCAGTACCGGCGGCAACCTGCCATCCTTACCCAGCGCCCGCTGTTTGATCAGATCCTGATACAGCAAGCTGGTATACGACAGTATCCGCACCGGCATAAAGCGATCCACCGTCGACTGGAATTCCAGCAGCAGGTAGATATAAAGCCAGTCGCCACCCCATCGGATACGCCAGATTGTATCTGCGTGCCGGCTACGCAAGTCGTCAGTGACATAGCTACCGTTCATTTTTTCCAGCGAATCAAAATCGAGCGTTCTGACCCAGTCGCCCGGCACAAAGCCGAGCAGCAAGTCCCGCACCATCTGCGGATGCGAAAACAGCAATCGATAACTGGCATCGTGATCATCCATGACCTGTCCACTGCCTCCTGTCGGCAAGCAGGCATTATGGCCATGAAGGACAGGTGCTGGCTGTCAGTCAGCACCGACGGTGCTGTAAGCGATTGGCGCCTTGCGAGATAAGCCTTTGGCTGCAAGACAGGCGTGTCGACCCCGAAGAAAAAGCGGCAGTAACATTCGATGGCAAGCCCGCGAAATCCCCAGAATGTAATCGCATCATCAATGCTGTCACTGTCGGCAGAAGTTCCACCGCCGCTGTCGTACCCATCCCGACCATGCACCAGCGGTACGGTGCAGCGCCCTCCACACTACATGCCCGCCCCTTACTCCAGCGCACGGTGGGCCGGAAGAAAAGGCGCTGGAAATATCCCATCATCACGGCCCCAGCCATGACAGCGATAACGGGCTGACGACAAACCAGGCCAGCGCGATAGTCCGCCCGCCTGGACACCTGGCCATAGCCTGGGCACCCCGGCCATAGAGAGTACCTTGCCGCCCGGCGGGACTTCGCAATGATAAATGGGAATGATTTGCGCTTTCAGGTTCAATAAATAATACTCTGCGGCGCCTGAGCCGGCCAACCCGCCTGAGCCTCCCGCTGCGCATGACACACCCGGGCGGCAGGGACGATACCGGCCCCCACAGACCATCGGGAAGGACTCAATGACCACTCAACACCGCCTGTTCTTCGCAAGCCTGCTGGCATGCTCCATCGCGACCGCACACGCGCAATCTGCACCGCCCCCGGAAGACGACACCCGCCAGGACAACGAAGCGCCGCAAAGCGGCACCGCCACCCTGACTGCCATCACCGTCTACGGACGCCATGCCGAAGACAGCGTCCAGGCCATCCCGCAAAGCGTGAATGTCTATGATCAGGAAAGTTTCGGCCTCACCGCTGCGACAACAGTAGGCGACGTGCTGCAGCTGACGCCCGGCGCAAGCCGCTCAGGTTCGGGCCGTGATATGTTCTCGGACAGCTACCTGATACGCGGCTTCGATGCACAGCAGGCGGTCAATGGGCTTGGTTTTCAGCGCAGCCAGCACCCTTCCGATCTGGCTAACGTGGAGCGCCTGGAAGTGCTCAAGGGGCCGGCATCGGTGCTGTACGGCGAAATGGAGCCCGGCGGCACCATCAACGTCGTGACCAAGCAACCGCTGGACTACTACCAGGCTGAAGCCACGGCCGAGTACGGCCATTACGACCATCACCGCACCACCCTGGACGTAACCGGCCCGCTCAATGACAGAGTCCGGGCACGCCTGAACCTGGCCTACCAGGACAGCAAGGCCTCGCTGGACTACTGGGAATACAACCGCGTCCTGGTGGCCCCCACCGTCACCATGGATCTCACCGAGCGCACCAACCTGACGGTGGAAGCCGTCTATTCCGGCAACGAATGGACCGCCCTCCCCGGCGGCGCACCGCTGGAGGGAGCGCTGCTGCCGAACCCGAACGGCGACTATCGCGCCAGCTTCAACAGCGCCTGGCGGGACGCCACCACCGAACGCAACTCCGCTTACATCAACACCCGCCTCACCCATACCCTGACCGAGCACATCGATGCACGGCTCAGCTATGCCTACACACGCAACGAAGGTGACTGGCAGGAATACGCGCCGCTGGGGCTGGCTGCTGACCAGCGCACGCTCAACCGCGCCATTTTTGTCGGCGACGACACCAGCCAGACGGACCATGAGATCATCGCCGATCTCAGTGGCCAGCTCACCACCGGCGCTGTGTCGCACAAATTCGTCGCCGGCGTGAACTACCGCGACAGCAACCTGGCACGCCCCACCCTGTTGTACGGCGCCGATCCGGTGGATATTTATGTGCCGGTCAACAACGGCATGGATCTCAGCCCGGGCAATCTGCTGCGCGACCGTGATTTTGATCAGGACAGCAAAGTGCTGGCCGGCTTTGCCCAGAACCGCATGACCTTCAAGGAACGCTGGCACCTGCTGACCGGGGTCCGCTACACCGATTCCGAACAATCCCAGGTCAACCGCGATCTGCTCGCGGGCACCACCACGCCGGCCTCCCTGGACGAGACGGCCTGGACCTATCAACTGGGCCTGGTACGCGACCTCAACGACAGCGCTTCCGTCTACGTCAGCCGCGTCGATTCCTTCGTGCCCCAATCCGGCACCACCTCCGGCCTGAAGCCGGTGGAAGCGGAAGAAAGCGTGCAGTATGAAACCGGAGTCCGTGTCGCTATGGGTCGCATGCAGCTGGACGCTGCGGGCTTCGTGATCACCAAGGACAACACTGCCATCAGCGACCCGGCCAATCCGGGCTCGGTGCTGGCCCAGGGCAAGGCGCGTTCCAGGGGGGGCGAGTTGACGCTCAGCGGATATGTGTCACAGGACCTGTTCCTCAGCCTCGGCTACGGCTATACCGACACCGAAGTACTGCGCAGCGACAATGCCGCTGTGGAGGGAAATCCGTTCGCCAACGTCCCGCTGCACACCGCGTCACTGCAAACCCGTTACCACCTGGCTACCCTGCCGGGCGTCAGCCTCGGCGGCACCCTGGTATACGCCGGTGAACGCGCTGGTGACCCCACCCACAGCTTCGACCTGCCGAGCTATACCCGCTTCGACCTGGCAGCCTACTACGTGATCAACAACAACCTGCAGCTGGACCTGCTGGCCAACAATGTCACCGATGAGGAGATTTATTCACCCGGCTCCTTCAGCGGCGTGCTGCGTGAAGAAGGCCGGACATATCTGGCGAGAGTGAAGTATTTCTTCTGAGGAAAAGCGCGTTGCTGTCCGCCCTGCTGCGCAAAAGCGGCGGGGCCACTGCCAGGATGGGCCGGTCACCGGTGAAAGACCCACCTGTCGACCTGGCTCAGCGAAACACCTCATCCAGCGACGACGCCTCCAGCACCCGCTCGCCCCATAATGCCAGCAGTTCTGAATCAGCGCTTTTCAAGCGCGTCACGACCGCCTCAGGCAACTCGCCAAAGCGGCGGGTCAGCTGACGGGAAAGCAGATCGAATTCTCCTTTTTGAACTCCCTCCCTGAGGCCTTCCTGCCGGCCTTCCTGCAGAAAACGCTGTCGGTACTGCTCTTTCCAGATCTCTGCCATGTTCTGGGTCATATCATGCACCTCTTGCAAATCATGCATTGCCGGCAGCACGGTGTCCGGTACCCAATGATGCAGCCGTCTGCGCAACCATTCGACAAAACCTCGCCGGAGGCCGTCCTGTTCCGGTGCAGCCAGCCAGTCCAGGGCCTGCTGACACTCAATCCATCGGCCCTGCTGGCCCTGTTTTGACGCCCATCAAGGCAGCCGATGCGTAGTGTGGTGGGCCCACATTAGCAGAGGCTAACGCAGAGGGGCGGCAAAACAGGGCCAGCCCTTCGGGTTGAGCCTGAAAACGCGCCGCTCCGCGTTGCTCGTCAGTCGTTTGGCGCCACCAAACTCGCTTCCTTGCGCCTTGATCGGCGCGTTTTCAGGCTCAACAGGGCCGATGGATTGAGTATCAACAGGCCCTAGAGAAGCGCCAGGACCTCTGTCACTTCGTCCAGCGAGCGTCGGTGCTCCAGCCGGAACAGCGCAGCCACCAGGTTATGCAGAGGGCTCAGGGCATCAGGATCAAAGGCCCCTTCATCCAGCAGCAGGAACGCCTGGTCCGGCTGAAAACCCTCCAGCCCTGCCGGGCAGCCCTGGACCAGATCAGCCAGCCGGGTGGGCGCCCGCCAACGGGCCTCGCCGTTATACAGCACTATCGGCAACACTGGCGGCAGCCTGCCCTCCTCGCCCAGCGCCTTCTGCTTGATCAGATCCTGATACAGCAGGCTGGTATACGACAGTATCCGCACCGGCATATAGCGATCCACTGTCGACTGGAACTCCAGCAGCAGATAGATATAAAGCCAGTCGCTGCCCCAGCGGACCCGCCAGATGGTATCCGCATGCCGGCTGCGCAGGTCATCGGTGACATAACTGCCGTTCATTTTTTCCAGCGAATCGAAATCCAGCTCCCTGACCCACTCACCCGGCACAAACCCAAGCAACAGGTCACGCACCATTTCCGGGTGCGAGAACAACAATCGATAGCTGGTGTCGTGATCATCCATGATCGCTCCGCCGCTCCTGTACGTGAGCAGAGAGTATGACCAGGAGGGGACGGCGTAGCTGTCAGCCAACGCCGACAGCGGTGTAAGCCATCGGCGCTGATTCAGGTCAGCCAGAGAGGAAGGATAAAGAGAAGAAGTTTAGCGGCAGGGTCAGGCGTCGGGCATCAGGCGCTGACGGGCGGTGAGGTATTCCAGGATCTGCGCGACGCAGGCTTCCACCGTCGCGCTGTCGGTGCAGACATTGATCTCCGGGCGCTCGGGGGCCTCGTACGGGCTGTCGATACCGGTGAAGTCGCGGATGAGCCCCGCCCGCGCCTTGCTGTACAGCCCCTTGGGGTCGCGCTGTTCGCACTTGCCGAGTGAGGCGTTGACATACACCTCGATGAACTCGCCTTCAGCGAACAATGCACGCGCTGCATCGCGGTCTGCACGGAACGGCGAAATGAAAGCGCTGATCACGATCAACCCGGCATCCACCATCAGCCGCGACAGCTCACCGACGCGGCGGATATTTTCCGTGCGGTCGGCATCGGACATGCCGAGGTCCTTGTTCAGGCCGTGGCGCACATTGTCGCCGTCCAGCAGGTAGGTGTGGCGCCCCTGTTCAAACAGGGCCACTTCCAGCGCGTTGGCCAGGGTGGACTTGCCGGAGCCGGACAGGCCGGTCAGCCAGAGGCAGCAGCCGCGCTGGCCTTTAAGGCGGTCACGATCCTCGCGGGAGACGCTACCCTGGTGCCAAACCACCTCTGCCGGGCTGTCGTTATCACGCTGTTCATATGGGGTTTTCATCACACAAGTCCTTTGTCTGGGCGCGGGCATACTGCCATAACGCGTACAAAAGCTGAACTCAGGGGTTAAAAGGCCAGATCAGGGGAATAATGCTCAGCGACACCAACGCGGCCAACACGCTCATGGGGATGCCGAGGCGCAGGTAATCAGCCAGTCGATATCCACCTGGCCCCATTACCATCATGTTGGTCTGGTACCCCAGTGGCGTCATGAAGCTCGCCGAGGCCGCAAACATCACCGCGACAATAAATGGCAATGGGCTAACCCCTGCCATCTCGGCAATACTGAGCGCCAGGGGAAAGATCAATACTGCTGCGGCGTTGTTGGTGACCAGCTCCGTCACCAGCACTGTAATCAGATACACCAGGACCAGCGCCAACCAGGGCGACGCATCAAGCTGGCTGAACACGCCACCCACCAGCCACTGCGCAGCGCCGCTGCTGCTCATCCCCTCGCCCAGCGCAAACGACGCGCCAATCACCACCAGCACCGGCAAATTCACACTGACCATCATGCGCGCCCGGTTCGCCGTCACACAGCGCGTCCCGAGCAACAGGCCACAGGCAATCAATACCGACTCCAGCACCGATACCCAGCCCAGCACGTTAAGCAATACCATGCCGACCAGAATGGACACGGCCAGCGGTGCCTTGCGGAAATCCGGCGGCGCCGAATCATGCAACGGGCTCACCAGCATGAAATCCCGTCGATAACGGTACTGTTCGACAAACGCCTGACCGGTTTCCAGCAGCAATGTGTCACCCACCCGCAATACAATGTCGCCGACCTTGCCGCTGAGCCGCTCACCATGGCGGTTTACACTCAGGATGGCCGCCTGGTAATGCGTGCGGAAGGCGCTGTCACGCACGGTTTTACCTACTCCGGGAAATTCACGGCCCAGCACCACCTCCACCAGACAGCGCTGGTGATTGCGCAGCTTCAGCTTGTGCACACCACCGGCCGGCACCAGGCCATTGATGCGCTGCAGCTCTCGTGCACACTCCGGCGCACCGATAAAGACCAGCCGATCCCCTTCCGCCAACGACATATCCGGCGACACCGCCGTATAAAGATGCTCACCGCGCTCAACCTCCGTCAGGTAGCCATGGGCCAGATTACGCAGCCCGGCCTCACGGATGCTCCGCCCCGCCAGTGGGCTTTTGGGCGCCACATTCATTTCAACACGGTATTCGCGCGCGTTTTCCAATTGCTCCATCAGGCCGTCACGGGCCGGCAGCATACGATGGCCGATCAACACCAGATAAGCGCCACAGACCAGCAACAACGGCACACCCACCCAGGCAATATCAAAGATACCAAACGCTGGCAGCCCGTTTTTCTGTACCAGGCCATCCACCACCAGGTTGGTACTTGTGCCAATCAGCGTACAGGTGCCCCCGAGGATCGCGGCATAACTCAACGGCAGAAGTAGACGTGACGGCGACAGCTTCAAACGTTGCGCCCATTCCTGCACTGCGGGAATCATCATCGCCACGACGGTGGTGTTATTCAGGAACGCACTGAGTAACGCCGTCGGCATCACCACGCGCCCTAACGCACGCCCGAGCGTCGAGGGTTGGCCCAGCAACCGATGGGCCAGCCAATAGATCGCGCCAGTGTCACGCAGGGCCGCTGCCACCACATACAGCGCCGCGACCGTCATCAGGCCCGGATTGGCAAAGCCCGACAATGCCTGCGCGGGTGATACCACGCCTGTGAGCAACAACATGGCCAGTGCAGCCATCATGATCAGGTCGGCGGGGAGGCGATTGGTGGCCAGCAAGGCCAGCACACCCAGTACGCTCAGCAGGGAAACTGCGATATCAAACGTCATGCAGGCCCGGCCCGGTCATACCGCAAGAGCCATGACAGCGCGTAACACGTCACAGGTCCTGGCAATCTCGGCTTCTGTAAGCGTGGGATGCACCAGAAACATCAGACTGGTTTCCCCCAGCTCACGCGCCACCGGCAGCCGCTCCGCTGGCCGCCAGGGCGTGCCATCGAACGCCTTTTCGAGATAGACCTCTGAACAGGAGCCTGAATAACAGGGCACGCCACGGGCCACGATCTCGGCGATGATGCGGTCGCGGTCCCAGCCCGGCTTGAGCTGGTCGGGCTCCACAAACACATAGCACTTATACGCAGCATGAACGATGTCATCCGCCACGGCAGGCACTCGCAGGCCTGCAAGCGCCCGGGCAGTTGTCCAGATGCGCTCTGCGTTCGCGGCGCGTTGCGCCTGCCAGGCCGGCATACGCTGCAACTGAATGCGCCCGATCACCGCCTGCATTTCCAGCATGCGCCAGTTCGTGCCGAAGCTTTCATGCAACCAGCGGAAGCCCGGCGGGTGCTCACGCTCATACACCGCCTCCCAGCTTTTGCCGTGGTCCTTGAAACTCCACATGCGCGACCAGAGCGCCCGGTCATTGGTGGTGACCATGCCCCCTTCCCCGCCGGTCGTCATGATCTTGTCCTGGCAAAACGACCAGGCGCCGATATGGCCGATACTCCCGACGGCGCGCCCCTTGTAACGCGCGCCATGGGCCTGGGCGCAGTCTTCGATGACCTTGAAATCATGTTCACTGGCCAGCGCCATGATCGGGTCCATGTCGCAGGGCATGCCGGCCAGGTGCACACAAATGACGGCCCGTGTCCGGGGCGAGAGCACGGCCTTGATGGTGTCCGGGGAAATGTTCTGGGAATCGCGGTCCACCTCTGCAAACACCGGCACGGCGCCTGCGTTGACCACGGAAGACACTGAAGCGAGGAAGGTCCGGGGCGTGACGATCACCTCGTCCCCTTCCCCGATGCCCAATGCTTGCAGTGCCACATCCAGCGCCACGGTGCCGTTGGCCAGCGCTATCGCGTACTCGGTTTCCGCGAACGCCGCAAACTCCTTTTCAAAGGTACGGCATTCCTGACCGGTCCAGTAATTGACTTTATTCGAGAGCAGGACACGGGATACCGCGTCGGCTTCTTCCTGAGTGAAGGAAGGCCAGGGAGAGAATGGGGTGTTGAGCATGGTGGAATCCGTCAGGTATCGGGTAGTAAAACAAGAATCTCTCGGTCAGCTTTTAAGAATACTCATTGCTGAAAACGTTACTGCGTCACTTCGACTCCAAAACCATACATGCTGCATAGTCGCCGCTTGGCACAGCACGGTCTTTCGTTTAATGCGGCAGGACATTCTGTTTGGGAAGCATCGAGGTTAGCCAGAACGTTTACGCCATGCTTGCGGGTCCTTTCTGGCATGAAAAACTGCGGCAATAATCACACGATCATGTTTAACCAGATAAAATAGCCGATAAGGAAAGCGCCTGATTGGAATACGCCTTATTTCTTTATGAATCGGTTGATATATCAGTGGGTTTCTTCTCAGTTTACCCAGCGCCTCTTCGAGGCAAAGCAGGAAATCGTGACCAAGACCTTCTCTTTTTTCCTCGTAGTAATCGAAACATGCGTCAATATCAAACTCTGCCTCTTTCCGGAAAGTGA is from Isoalcanivorax pacificus W11-5 and encodes:
- a CDS encoding DUF4351 domain-containing protein; its protein translation is MTQNMAEIWKEQYRQRFLQEGRQEGLREGVQKGEFDLLSRQLTRRFGELPEAVVTRLKSADSELLALWGERVLEASSLDEVFR
- the cysC gene encoding adenylyl-sulfate kinase, producing the protein MKTPYEQRDNDSPAEVVWHQGSVSREDRDRLKGQRGCCLWLTGLSGSGKSTLANALEVALFEQGRHTYLLDGDNVRHGLNKDLGMSDADRTENIRRVGELSRLMVDAGLIVISAFISPFRADRDAARALFAEGEFIEVYVNASLGKCEQRDPKGLYSKARAGLIRDFTGIDSPYEAPERPEINVCTDSATVEACVAQILEYLTARQRLMPDA
- a CDS encoding SLC13 family permease, encoding MTFDIAVSLLSVLGVLALLATNRLPADLIMMAALAMLLLTGVVSPAQALSGFANPGLMTVAALYVVAAALRDTGAIYWLAHRLLGQPSTLGRALGRVVMPTALLSAFLNNTTVVAMMIPAVQEWAQRLKLSPSRLLLPLSYAAILGGTCTLIGTSTNLVVDGLVQKNGLPAFGIFDIAWVGVPLLLVCGAYLVLIGHRMLPARDGLMEQLENAREYRVEMNVAPKSPLAGRSIREAGLRNLAHGYLTEVERGEHLYTAVSPDMSLAEGDRLVFIGAPECARELQRINGLVPAGGVHKLKLRNHQRCLVEVVLGREFPGVGKTVRDSAFRTHYQAAILSVNRHGERLSGKVGDIVLRVGDTLLLETGQAFVEQYRYRRDFMLVSPLHDSAPPDFRKAPLAVSILVGMVLLNVLGWVSVLESVLIACGLLLGTRCVTANRARMMVSVNLPVLVVIGASFALGEGMSSSGAAQWLVGGVFSQLDASPWLALVLVYLITVLVTELVTNNAAAVLIFPLALSIAEMAGVSPLPFIVAVMFAASASFMTPLGYQTNMMVMGPGGYRLADYLRLGIPMSVLAALVSLSIIPLIWPFNP
- a CDS encoding type II toxin-antitoxin system RelE/ParE family toxin, coding for MVGGQGPDIVKEMMYRLTFRKEAEFDIDACFDYYEEKREGLGHDFLLCLEEALGKLRRNPLIYQPIHKEIRRIPIRRFPYRLFYLVKHDRVIIAAVFHARKDPQAWRKRSG
- a CDS encoding TonB-dependent siderophore receptor translates to MTTQHRLFFASLLACSIATAHAQSAPPPEDDTRQDNEAPQSGTATLTAITVYGRHAEDSVQAIPQSVNVYDQESFGLTAATTVGDVLQLTPGASRSGSGRDMFSDSYLIRGFDAQQAVNGLGFQRSQHPSDLANVERLEVLKGPASVLYGEMEPGGTINVVTKQPLDYYQAEATAEYGHYDHHRTTLDVTGPLNDRVRARLNLAYQDSKASLDYWEYNRVLVAPTVTMDLTERTNLTVEAVYSGNEWTALPGGAPLEGALLPNPNGDYRASFNSAWRDATTERNSAYINTRLTHTLTEHIDARLSYAYTRNEGDWQEYAPLGLAADQRTLNRAIFVGDDTSQTDHEIIADLSGQLTTGAVSHKFVAGVNYRDSNLARPTLLYGADPVDIYVPVNNGMDLSPGNLLRDRDFDQDSKVLAGFAQNRMTFKERWHLLTGVRYTDSEQSQVNRDLLAGTTTPASLDETAWTYQLGLVRDLNDSASVYVSRVDSFVPQSGTTSGLKPVEAEESVQYETGVRVAMGRMQLDAAGFVITKDNTAISDPANPGSVLAQGKARSRGGELTLSGYVSQDLFLSLGYGYTDTEVLRSDNAAVEGNPFANVPLHTASLQTRYHLATLPGVSLGGTLVYAGERAGDPTHSFDLPSYTRFDLAAYYVINNNLQLDLLANNVTDEEIYSPGSFSGVLREEGRTYLARVKYFF
- a CDS encoding DegT/DnrJ/EryC1/StrS family aminotransferase translates to MLNTPFSPWPSFTQEEADAVSRVLLSNKVNYWTGQECRTFEKEFAAFAETEYAIALANGTVALDVALQALGIGEGDEVIVTPRTFLASVSSVVNAGAVPVFAEVDRDSQNISPDTIKAVLSPRTRAVICVHLAGMPCDMDPIMALASEHDFKVIEDCAQAHGARYKGRAVGSIGHIGAWSFCQDKIMTTGGEGGMVTTNDRALWSRMWSFKDHGKSWEAVYEREHPPGFRWLHESFGTNWRMLEMQAVIGRIQLQRMPAWQAQRAANAERIWTTARALAGLRVPAVADDIVHAAYKCYVFVEPDQLKPGWDRDRIIAEIVARGVPCYSGSCSEVYLEKAFDGTPWRPAERLPVARELGETSLMFLVHPTLTEAEIARTCDVLRAVMALAV
- a CDS encoding Rpn family recombination-promoting nuclease/putative transposase, with translation MDDHDTSYRLLFSHPEMVRDLLLGFVPGEWVRELDFDSLEKMNGSYVTDDLRSRHADTIWRVRWGSDWLYIYLLLEFQSTVDRYMPVRILSYTSLLYQDLIKQKALGEEGRLPPVLPIVLYNGEARWRAPTRLADLVQGCPAGLEGFQPDQAFLLLDEGAFDPDALSPLHNLVAALFRLEHRRSLDEVTEVLALL